The Parashewanella spongiae genome has a window encoding:
- a CDS encoding nucleoside deaminase, which translates to MNSTHKYYMSEAIKAAVKGLKNNDGGPFGCIIVKDGNIVGLGNNKVTSTNDPTAHAEVIAIRDACKNLGTFQLDGCTVYTSCEPCPMCLGAIYWARPEKVFYGSNKIDAAAVGFDDEFIYQEIELPYKERNIPFEQVSRAEALQLFEQWSNTEDAKQY; encoded by the coding sequence ATGAACAGTACTCATAAATATTATATGAGCGAAGCCATTAAGGCTGCTGTGAAAGGGCTTAAAAATAATGATGGTGGACCATTTGGTTGCATTATCGTGAAAGATGGAAATATTGTTGGTTTAGGTAATAACAAAGTTACCTCAACGAATGATCCAACGGCACATGCTGAAGTCATTGCTATTCGTGATGCTTGTAAAAATCTTGGTACGTTTCAGCTTGATGGGTGCACGGTTTACACTTCATGCGAACCTTGCCCAATGTGTTTAGGTGCGATTTATTGGGCTCGTCCAGAAAAAGTGTTTTATGGGTCAAATAAAATTGATGCCGCCGCCGTTGGCTTTGATGATGAATTTATTTATCAGGAAATTGAATTACCATACAAAGAGCGAAATATTCCCTTTGAACAGGTATCAAGAGCCGAGGCACTACAATTATTCGAGCAATGGAGTAACACAGAAGACGCAAAGCAATATTAA
- a CDS encoding ArsR/SmtB family transcription factor, producing the protein MIEKSEIDVEHMRNQARHVVGLLKAISNENRLLILCHLCQGELAVNELNQLVDLSQSALSQHLAKLRQDGLVNTRRESQSIYYSLGSDEMKRLIGALHKEFC; encoded by the coding sequence ATGATTGAAAAGTCAGAAATTGATGTCGAGCACATGAGGAATCAAGCACGACATGTTGTTGGATTATTAAAAGCCATCAGCAATGAAAATCGCTTATTGATTTTATGCCATTTGTGCCAAGGGGAGCTAGCCGTAAACGAGCTCAATCAATTGGTGGACTTAAGCCAATCAGCATTATCTCAACACTTAGCTAAACTAAGGCAAGATGGGTTGGTAAATACACGGCGTGAGTCACAATCAATTTACTATTCATTAGGCAGTGACGAAATGAAACGTTTGATTGGCGCGTTGCATAAAGAATTTTGTTAG
- a CDS encoding DNA topoisomerase III: protein MILYIAEKPSLGRAIADVLPKPHKRHDGYIEVGNGDCVSWCIGHLLEQAEPDTYNPEFKSWKLEHLPIIPSEWKLKPKSNTRKQFTALKKLIKQASQLVNAGDPDREGQLLVDEVIAHVGVSSTKQRAVQRLLISDLNPSAVKRALGNLRSNQEFVPLATSALARSRADWLFGINLTRAYTIQGRKVGYNGVLSVGRVQTPILGLVARRDQEILNFESKAFYQVLAHLKTESSQSFTAKWRPSEACSPYQDEEGRVLSKGLAENVVQRISNQAAKVSKLESKPKKQNPPLPYNLSSLQIDCAKRFAMSAQEVLNVCQGLYEKHKLITYPRSDSRYLPKEQHQLAPSIINAVTKGASELVEGVNAPNPKLKSKVWNDAKVDAHHAIVPTEKPPNLSALSQKEKQVYLQIARQYLAQFYPAYHYQETAVEVTIKGGVFTAKAKQDKSQGWKVLFKLPKPKDIANERDDNSNKAESEHQTQLPELSLGQALHCVQGELIEKQTQPPQHFTDATLLSAMTGISRFVKDAKIRQILKETDGLGTEATRAGIIELLFKRNFLQRQGKQIRATEIGQGLINSLPESVTTPDMTAMWESNLESISRKELKYLSFMEPMTDSLHALISAAKQQLPTALQGVKGQKFAKKKNYKRKKRT, encoded by the coding sequence ATGATTCTTTATATTGCTGAAAAACCAAGTTTAGGCCGTGCTATCGCTGATGTCTTACCCAAACCTCATAAAAGACACGATGGTTACATCGAAGTTGGTAATGGCGATTGCGTATCTTGGTGCATAGGTCATTTACTGGAGCAAGCAGAACCTGACACATACAATCCAGAATTTAAATCGTGGAAGCTTGAGCACTTACCCATAATTCCCTCAGAGTGGAAACTAAAACCTAAAAGCAATACTCGTAAGCAGTTTACCGCATTAAAAAAGCTGATCAAACAAGCGAGTCAATTAGTTAATGCGGGTGATCCTGATAGAGAAGGCCAACTTTTGGTTGATGAAGTTATCGCACATGTGGGCGTATCATCAACTAAACAAAGAGCCGTTCAACGGCTATTAATCAGTGACTTAAACCCTTCAGCAGTAAAAAGGGCGCTAGGCAATTTACGTAGTAATCAAGAATTTGTCCCCTTAGCGACTTCAGCGTTAGCTCGAAGTAGAGCAGACTGGCTTTTTGGGATTAATTTGACTCGTGCATATACCATTCAAGGTCGAAAAGTAGGTTATAACGGTGTGTTGTCTGTAGGACGGGTTCAAACTCCAATTTTGGGGTTAGTGGCGAGACGAGATCAAGAAATTTTGAATTTTGAATCAAAAGCGTTTTATCAAGTATTGGCACACTTAAAGACTGAGTCTTCACAAAGCTTTACCGCTAAATGGCGGCCGAGCGAGGCTTGTTCGCCATATCAAGATGAAGAAGGTCGAGTGTTATCAAAAGGTTTGGCTGAAAATGTTGTTCAACGCATAAGCAACCAAGCTGCAAAGGTAAGTAAATTAGAAAGTAAACCTAAGAAACAAAATCCTCCACTACCTTATAATTTGTCTTCTCTACAAATAGATTGTGCTAAGCGGTTCGCGATGAGCGCTCAAGAGGTATTGAATGTCTGTCAGGGATTATATGAAAAGCATAAACTCATTACCTATCCTCGTTCAGACAGTCGATACCTCCCTAAAGAGCAGCATCAATTAGCGCCCAGCATTATCAACGCCGTAACAAAAGGTGCATCTGAACTCGTTGAGGGAGTGAATGCACCAAACCCAAAATTGAAATCCAAAGTGTGGAATGATGCAAAAGTCGATGCGCACCACGCCATAGTACCTACGGAAAAACCACCTAATTTATCGGCGTTGTCACAGAAGGAAAAACAAGTCTATTTACAAATCGCAAGACAATATTTGGCTCAGTTTTATCCAGCTTATCATTATCAAGAAACAGCTGTTGAAGTGACCATTAAAGGTGGGGTGTTTACGGCAAAAGCTAAGCAAGATAAATCACAAGGCTGGAAAGTACTATTTAAACTGCCGAAACCAAAAGATATAGCTAATGAGCGAGATGATAACTCTAATAAAGCAGAGAGCGAGCATCAAACTCAATTGCCAGAGCTTTCACTAGGTCAAGCGCTTCATTGTGTTCAAGGTGAATTAATTGAAAAGCAGACACAGCCACCTCAACATTTTACTGACGCTACTTTATTGAGTGCAATGACAGGCATAAGTCGCTTTGTTAAAGATGCAAAAATCCGTCAGATTCTAAAAGAAACCGATGGGCTAGGAACTGAAGCTACACGTGCGGGAATCATCGAATTGCTGTTTAAGAGGAACTTTTTACAACGACAAGGCAAACAGATAAGAGCAACTGAAATAGGCCAAGGATTAATCAATAGCTTACCAGAGTCGGTGACAACACCAGACATGACTGCTATGTGGGAGTCTAATTTAGAATCAATTAGTCGTAAGGAATTAAAATACCTTTCATTTATGGAGCCTATGACTGATAGCTTACATGCGCTTATTTCAGCGGCTAAACAACAATTACCAACAGCATTACAAGGTGTAAAAGGGCAGAAGTTTGCGAAAAAGAAAAATTATAAAAGGAAAAAACGCACATAA